A stretch of Paraburkholderia phenazinium DNA encodes these proteins:
- a CDS encoding aspartate carbamoyltransferase, whose product MSVPQQAFLRDAMRRMNMTRDTFASRIGVSRRALDTWLLPDDSQESRAMPEIVERFVSEIVVHGEPGESYTQSVDSQSLASQMLFEGKPQLLSVDQFSRDSVEALFRVADIMQPIARRREISRVLEGAVLGNLFFEASTRTRVSFGAAFCRLGGSVCDTTGFTFSSMAKGESIYDTSRVMSGYVDALVIRHPEQGSVAEFARATNVPVINGGDGPGEHPSQALLDLYTIQREFSRLGKIVDGSHIALVGDLKYGRTVHSLVKLLALYRGIKFTLISPPSLEMPSYIVEQISRNDHVIEQTHDLNAGLRGADVVYATRIQKERFADESFEGYTPDFQINQALVDSVCGLDTLIMHPLPRDSRPGANDLSTDLNHDSRLAIFRQTDNGIPVRMAIFAVLLGVEKLVQHSMRDAAWRPPVYLGPDDAVFHGID is encoded by the coding sequence ACACGTGGCTGCTGCCGGACGATTCGCAGGAATCGCGGGCCATGCCCGAGATCGTCGAGCGTTTCGTGTCGGAAATCGTCGTGCACGGCGAACCGGGTGAAAGCTATACGCAAAGCGTAGACTCCCAATCGCTCGCCAGCCAGATGCTGTTCGAAGGCAAGCCGCAACTGCTATCGGTCGATCAGTTCTCGCGCGACTCGGTCGAGGCCCTCTTCCGGGTCGCGGACATCATGCAGCCCATCGCCCGGCGCCGCGAAATCTCCCGCGTGCTGGAAGGCGCGGTGCTCGGCAATCTGTTCTTCGAAGCCAGCACCCGCACGCGCGTGAGTTTCGGCGCGGCGTTCTGCCGGCTCGGCGGTTCCGTCTGTGACACCACGGGTTTTACGTTCTCGTCGATGGCCAAGGGCGAGTCGATCTACGACACGAGCCGCGTGATGAGCGGCTACGTCGACGCGCTGGTGATCCGCCATCCGGAGCAAGGCTCCGTGGCCGAATTCGCGCGCGCCACCAATGTGCCGGTGATCAACGGCGGCGACGGCCCCGGCGAGCACCCGAGCCAGGCGCTGCTCGACCTGTACACGATCCAGCGCGAGTTCTCGCGCCTGGGCAAGATTGTCGACGGCTCGCACATCGCGCTCGTCGGCGACCTCAAATACGGGCGCACGGTGCACTCGCTCGTCAAGCTGCTGGCGCTGTACCGCGGCATCAAGTTCACGCTGATCTCGCCGCCGTCGCTGGAAATGCCGAGCTATATCGTCGAACAGATCTCGCGCAACGATCACGTGATCGAGCAGACCCACGATCTGAACGCGGGCCTGCGCGGCGCCGACGTCGTGTACGCCACGCGCATCCAGAAAGAGCGTTTCGCCGACGAATCGTTCGAAGGCTACACGCCGGACTTCCAGATCAATCAGGCGCTGGTGGACAGCGTGTGCGGGCTCGATACGCTGATCATGCACCCGCTGCCGCGCGACAGCCGCCCTGGCGCGAACGACCTGAGCACCGATCTGAACCACGATTCGCGTCTGGCGATTTTCCGCCAGACCGACAACGGCATTCCGGTCCGGATGGCGATTTTCGCGGTGCTGCTGGGCGTTGAAAAGCTCGTGCAGCACTCGATGCGCGACGCCGCATGGCGTCCGCCGGTGTATCTCGGCCCGGACGATGCGGTGTTTCACGGCATCGATTGA